The Scomber scombrus unplaced genomic scaffold, fScoSco1.1 SCAFFOLD_233, whole genome shotgun sequence genome includes a region encoding these proteins:
- the LOC133977027 gene encoding up-regulator of cell proliferation-like → DSTDNTVNPLDLIVALFLCADSFLQQEMALKMSMCQFSVPLLLPHVNNSQSTLMLWALRDIVKEWRPQDLSESRGFVEDSIVQADIPFFTFVRLKNCSLSKSQVLNHVLNCGQQNQNIFIHRDMKGGALTRRIANGLVEVCWFLPCGRENIDIFPGPVAFANLRGDICESEAQFKFLFQESTATFVFLEKVEENEHKILTSLQDVKSKLFLVVNRKENSREDKSVKKTLKELQLPKSSVKIKNSSRNVAEFSEKLCITIKTSLPDVSATQNIVNMVGKAVELLSVDENTSDKQKKAAEEIMVDIEKLSIPDYKKQQLPLQGENWKRLSQLEKKECRLKCGESGLEEYKCQLREKKKKIRKEQSKQKLSEGMNSFIKTVSTSDKEKRDFFLKWMKLKLDTHSRIKQSELRYKFKEQCKKKDKNQTSELDQALLESSLGVEHYMREMGLIYEFSINGSINTADEISRLPGLAAEMMLDGFPLELLDGDVSNIPERWVTDVLMELHKKVGEHSRLLVLTVLGVQNTGKSTLLNTMFGVQFPVSSGRCTRGAYMLFLKVGEDMKRELNCDFIVLIDTEGLKSPDLAELEGSYEHDNQMATFVIGLSDVTIINIAMENSTEMKDILQIAAHAFLRMKEIGKKPVCHFVHQNVAEVSAHAKNLTERQHLLDQLNEMTQIAAEMERKPSIKAFTDVLDYDMDKNNWNLPGLWHGTPPMAPVNTGYSEAVADLKKTLSETMKTNGSNEVSQIPDFLEWMRSLWKAVKYENFIFSFRNVLVAQAYDNLCKEFSQWEWQLRKEILSWQQEAELEILNSDNESDIQTWSAFVESKKSEVSNKTADEERKMKEKLTNYYKKKDQNVNLIQKYKSDFLKSISSLAQEIRHSANNKLECVLELKISSKQVQDIQRKYRGRIEEKVMKLLSDCKGSTLSDEQLTDEFEKMWTEATKNVSGLKERDIAACVLEQLRRHFSNQNVNEELQNIKDLKDFGKDPFKTKHGHIDSYKEKLKHLWKGELQNFVDTVIESCKLFVLDKANTDYHDSFTKALLEKIDDYLDQNYKHHKTNAKFGIDLKLHICGIASREFLKMHRKYLSDNDPRTQLEKYKRQYLSDFLDLYKDRDDCQRKANDFVRCCIKPAVEEYINRSLGIQILDEILKGSHSAVYSSRSFFQYSLQEELLQQDDFSFFTPYIVMYEIYVKDWIIQQIQKQMSEDKTLCNLKNKNLQVIVDKITAALEQASKGPGGVQLPDNNKSIKKLISNMRKYLIKDISISVEDEKTTLFQVRSTCHPFINSLKMSIEDLKEQLQEEFSKSEDITETLIKLPIKPQDELFKRVFGCGKQCPFCKVPCEAGGRKHDRHHAAVHRPQGLGRVRNVDTEKLIETLCTTDVHSDRKFRNSDTKWEFQPYKEYTKYYPDWNIPPDSSIESSDYWKYVLVRYNDRFADIYTAEPADVPEAWRDITKEEALKGLKDAYSIK, encoded by the coding sequence atgacTCCACAGACAACACTGTTAACCCTCTCGACCTCATAGTTGCACTCTTTCTTTGTGCCGACAGCTTCTTGCAACAGGAAATGGCCCTCAAGATGTCAATGTGTCAGTTTTCTGTCCCACTGCTGTTGCCTCATGTTAATAACAGTCAGTCTACTCTGATGCTGTGGGCTCTGAGAGACATCGTCAAAGAGTGGCGTCCACAGGATTTGTCTGAATCAAGAGGATTTGTTGAAGACAGCATTGTTCAAGCAGATATACCATTCTTTACCTTTGTCAGGCTGAAAAACTGTAGTCTCTCCAAGTCACAGGTTTTGAATCATGTTCTCAATTGTGGCCAACAGAATCAGAACATCTTCATACACAGAGATATGAAAGGAGGAGCACTTACAAGAAGAATTGCCAACGGTTTGGTGGAGGTTTGCTGGTTCCTTCCCTGTGGCAGAGAAAATATCGACATATTTCCAGGACCAGTTGCCTTTGCCAATTTGAGAGGAGACATTTGTGAGTCCGAGGCACAATTCAAATTTCTTTTTCAAGAGTCAACTGCTACCTTTGTGTTCCTGGAAAAAGTTGAAGAAAATGAGCACAAGATTCTGACTTCTCTTCAAGATGTGAAATCCAAACTCTTCTTGGTTGTTAATCGCAAGGAAAACTCTAGAGAGGACAAGTCTGttaagaaaacactgaaagagtTACAGctaccaaaaagcagtgtgaaAATTAAAAACTCAAGTAGAAATGTAGCAGAGTTTTCAGAGAAACTTTGTATAACCATCAAGACCTCACTGCCAGATGTATCAGCCACACAGAACATTGTTAATATGGTTGGAAAAGCCGTTGAGCTTCTATCTGTGGATGAAAACACAAGTGACAAGCAGAAGAAAGCAGCTGAGGAGATCATGGTCGACATTGAGAAGCTGAGTATACCAGACTACAAGAAACAACAACTTCCTCTGCAGGGAGAAAACTGGAAAAGATTATCACAGTTAGAGAAGAAGGAGTGTAGATTGAAATGTGGTGAGTCAGGCCTTGAAGAGTATAAATGCCAACtacgggaaaaaaaaaaaaaaattaggaaggagcaaagcaaacaaaaactgTCTGAAGGAATGAATagttttattaaaactgtatcTACAAGTGACAAGgagaaaagagatttttttcttaagtggATGAAACTTAAGCTTGATACACATTCACGGATCAAACAGTCTGAGCTGCGCTACAAATTTAAAGAGCAAtgcaagaaaaaagacaaaaatcaaacatcagAGTTAGATCAGGCTTTGCTGGAAAGCTCGTTAGGAGTAGAGCATTACATGAGAGAGATGGGACTCATCTATGAGTTCTCAATTAATGGCTCAATAAACACTGCTGATGAAATATCTCGTCTGCCTGGTTTGGCTGCTGAAATGATGTTGGATGGATTTCCTTTAGAGCTCTTGGATGGAGATGTTTCCAACATCCCAGAGAGATGGGTGACAGATGTGCTGATGGAGCTTCACAAGAAGGTTGGAGAACACAGCAGACTGTTAGTACTGACTGTGCTGGGTGTTCAAAATACAGGGAAGTCAACACTCCTCAACACCATGTTTGGTGTGCAGTTTCCTGTCAGCAGCGGCAGATGCACAAGAGGAGCTTATATGCTCTTCCTCAAAGTTGGAGAGGATATGAAACGTGAGTTGAACTGTGATTTTATAGTTCTCATTGACACAGAGGGTCTAAAGTCTCCTGATCTGGCAGAACTAGAGGGCAGTTATGAGCATGACAACCAGATGGCAACCTTTGTCATTGGTTTAAGTGATGTCACCATTATTAACATCGCCATGGAAAACTCAACAGAAATGAAAGATATCCTGCAAATTGCTGCTCATGCTTTCCTGAGAATGAAAGAAATTGGTAAAAAGccagtttgtcattttgtgcaTCAAAATGTTGCTGAAGTTTCAGCTCATGCAAAGAACCTAACAGAAAGACAGCATCTTCTGGATCAGCTCaatgaaatgacacaaattGCTGCTGAAATGGAAAGGAAGCCTTCTATTAAAGCATTCACAGATGTGCTGGACTATGACATGGACAAAAACAACTGGAACCTCCCAGGACTCTGGCATGGAACCCCTCCGATGGCACCAGTGAACACAGGTTACAGTGAAGCTGTAGCAGATTTAAAGAAAACTCTTTCGgagacaatgaaaacaaacgGAAGCAATGAAGTCTCACAGATCCCAGACTTTCTAGAATGGATGAGAAGTCTCTGGAAAGCTGTGAAATATGAGAACTTCATCTTTAGTTTCAGAAACGTTCTTGTGGCTCAGGCCTATGATAACCTTTGCAAAGAGTTCAGTCAATGGGAATGGCAGCTCAGAAAAGAAATCCTCTCCTGGCAACAAGAAGCAGAGTTGGAAATCTTAAATTCTGACAATGAATCTGATATTCAAACTTGGAGTGCATTTGTTGAATCAAAAAAATCTGAGGtgtcaaataaaacagcagacgaagaaagaaaaatgaaggagAAACTTACCAACTATTACAAAAAGAAAGACCAGAATGTAAATCtgatacaaaaatacaaaagtgaCTTTCTCAAAAGTATCAGTAGTCTTGCTCAGGAAATCCGACATTCAGCAAACAATAAATTGGAATGTGTCCTTGAGCTAAAAATTAGTTCAAAACAGGTTCAAGATATTCAGAGGAAATACAGAGGCAGGATTGAAGAAAAAGTCATGAAGCTCCTGAGTGACTGTAAAGGCTCCACACTGTCTGATGAACAGCTGACAGACGAGTTTGAAAAGATGTGGACTGAAGCCACTAAAAATGTGTCTGGCCTGAAAGAGCGAGATATTGCAGCATGTGTCCTGGAGCAGTTAAGAAGACATTTCTCAAATCAGAATGTTAATGAGGAATTGCAGAATATTAAAGATCTGAAGGATTTTGGGAAGGATCcatttaaaaccaaacatgGTCATATAGACTCCTATAAGGAAAAGTTAAAACATCTGTGGAAGGGAGAATTGCAAAACTTTGTTGACACAGTTATTGAGTCTTGCAAATTGTTTGTGCTTGATAAAGCAAACACAGATTACCATGATTCTTTTACAAAAGCTCTTCTTGAAAAAATAGATGACTACCTCGATCAAAATTACAAGCAtcacaaaacaaatgcaaaatttGGGATTGACCTGAAACTTCACATTTGTGGCATTGCCTCAAGGGAATTCCTCAAAATGCACAGAAAATACTTGTCTGATAATGATCCCCGAACTCAGCTGGAGAAATACAAGAGACAGTATTTGTCAGATTTTCTTGATCTATACAAAGATAGAGATGATTGTCAGCGCAAAGCAAATGATTTTGTCAGATGTTGCATCAAACCTGCTGTGGAAGAGTACATCAATAGATCTTTGGGAATACAAATTTTGGATGAAATTTTGAAAGGTTCTCATTCAGCAGTGTACAGCTCCCGCTCCTTTTTCCAGTATAGCCTTCAGGAAGAGTTGCTGCAACAGGATGACTTCAGTTTTTTTACCCCGTACATTGTTATGTATGAAATATATGTTAAGGATTGGATAATTCAGCAAATCCAGAAACAAATGTCAGAGGACAAAACTTTGTGCAACCTGAAGAACAAGAACCTTCAAGTCATAGTTGATAAAATCACAGCAGCATTAGAGCAGGCCTCAAAAGGACCAGGTGGTGTTCAACTGCCAGACAACAATAAAAGCATCAAAAAGCTCATCAGCAACATGCGGAAGTATTTGATTAAAGACATCTCAATCTCAGTGGAGGATGAAAAAACCACCTTGTTTCAAGTCAGAAGCACATGTCATCCATTTATCAACAGCCTCAAAATGTCAATAGAAGACTTGAAAGAACAGCTTCAGGAGGAATTCTCAAAGTCTGAAGACATCACTGAGACTCTGATCAAACTTCCAATCAAACCACAGGATGAGCTTTTCAAGAGAGTGTTTGGTTGTGGAAAGCAATGTCCATTCTGTAAAGTTCCCTGTGAGGCTGGAGGAAGAAAACACGATAGGCATCATGCAGCTGTTCATCGACCACAAGGTCTCGGTAGAGTCAGGAATGTAGACACTGAGAAGCTGATTGAAACACTGTGTACAACTGATGTGCACAGTGACCGTAAATTCAGAAACTCAGATACTAAATGGGAGTTTCAACCTTACAAAGAGTACACCAAGTACTATCCAGACTGGAACATTCCACCAGATTCCAGCATAGAGTCATCTGACTACTGGAAGTATGTACTGGTACGATATAATGACAGATTTGCTGATATATACACTGCTGAGCCAGCTGATGTTCCAGAGGCCTGGAGAGATATCACAAAGGAAGAAGCACTGAAGGGGTTAAAAGATGCCTACAGCATAAAGTGA